The following nucleotide sequence is from Deltaproteobacteria bacterium.
GGCCATCCAGCTCCTGCCGGTGCGGCACGGCGACATGGCTCCGGAGGCTGCCGCGCCGATTGACCGCCGCATGTTCCGCCTGCTCGACTACTCCGTCGAGGTCGATCGGAAGTTCGGCGGTGCGTACCGGTTCGCCGCCGCTGCGCTCCCGCACGAGACGATGGACGGGAAGGTGTTCGGCGTGGTGAATGCCATGCAGATCCTGGAAAAGGGCGTGCGGGAGCGGCCCGACGACTGGCGCATGGGATTCTTGCTCGGGTTCCTGCAGTCGTATTACCTGCGAGATTTTCCCGCGGCGGCGCGCAACCTCGCGCTCTCGGCGAAGCAGCCAGGCGCGCCCCCCTTTGTCGGCCTTCTCGCGACGCGCCTGGCGGCGCAGGGCGGAGAGCTGCAGCTCGCGACCTCGCTCGCCGAAGCGATGCTGGCGCAGGCGAACGAGGAGAGCACGCGCAAGGAATGGCAGGACCGCGTCGACGCGCTGCACGTCGAGCGCGACCTGCGCGCGATCGAGGACGCGGCGCAGCGCTATCGCGAGGTGCACGGGTTTCCCGCCCGTTCCGTCCAGGCGCTCGTCTCTGCGGGGTTCCTGCCCGTCTTCCCGAGGGAACCGCACGGCGGCCGCTACGTCCTGGAAGGGGATGGCACGGCCCGCTCCACGTCCACGGAGCGACTGCGCGCGTACGGGTTGACCAACCAGTTCGAGGTCCATTGATGACGGCGTTCCTGGCAATCGCAGGCAACACGGTCCGCGAGCTGGTCCGGGGCAAGCTCCTCTACAACCTGTTGCTCTTCACCGCCCTGTTCGTCGCGGGATCGCTGCTCGTCGCGCAGCTGACTGTCGGGAACTGGGTGCGGATCATCCTCGACATGGGACTGGGCGCGATGGAAGTGGCGGGTGCGCTGATGGCGATCGTCATCGGCGTCGGCATCGTGGCGGGCGAGATCCAGCGCAAGACGATCCTGCCTACGCTGGCGAAGCCGCTGCCGCGATGGACCTTCTGCGTCGGCCGCTACGCGGGTCTCGTCCTGCTTCTCGCCGTGAACGCGCTCGCCATCGTCGCCGTGCTCCGCGCGGTCCTCTGGCTGGCCGGATATCCGCTCGCGATCACGACCGCCCAGGCGGCGGCGCTCCTGTGCGTGGAGTTCGCGCTCCTTGCCGCGGTCGCGGTCCTGTTCGCGAGCTTCTCGACGCCGATTCTCGCCGGATCGTATGCGTTCGCGGTCTTCTTCATCGGGCATCTGCTGCCCGACCTGCGGGCGTTCGCGGACAAAGCGCAGAGCGCGACGGCGCGGAACCTCGCCAAGGGCTTCTACCTCCTGCTCCCGGACCTGGAGCTGCTCAATCTCAAGTCGCACGCTTCGAACGAGCTCGCGGTCGCCGGCTCTTACGTCTGGAGCGCCGCGGGCTACGGCATCGCGTATGCCGCCGCCGTCCTCGCCCTGGCAGTACTCGTTCTCTCGCGCCGCGACTTGAACTGACCGTCAATCCGAGTCGTCGGCCTCGTCCTCGGGCTGCCCGGCCAGCTTCTTCACCCGGTGGCGGAACTGCCGGAACGTGAGACCCAGCCGTGCTGCGGCGTACGTCTTCACGCCGCCGGCCTCGGTGAGCGCTCGATCGATCAGCTCCCGCTCGATCTGGGCGAGGTAGTCCTCGAGCAAGAAACCGTCCGGCAACGGGCCTCCCGGCGACAGCGCGTGCGCGCCCACCCCGCGAAGCACGGCGGGCAGGGCGTCGACGGTGACCTCGTCGCCCGAGGAGAGCGCCACGGCGCGCTCGATCAGGTTCTCCAACTCGCGGACGTTTCCCGGAAACCAGTATTCTGACAGGCGGCGCTTTGCATCGTCGGAAAGGCGCTGGAGCGGCCGCCGGTGCTCGGCGGCAAAGCGGCGCAGGAAATGATCCGCGAGCGGCAACACGTCCTCGCGGCGCTCGCGCAAGGCCGGAACGCGGATCTCGACGACGTTCAGGCGGTAGTAGAGATCCTCCCGGAAGCGTCCGGCGCGTACCTCTGCGGCGAGATTCCGGTTCGTCGCCGCGACCAGGCGCACGTCGACGTCGACGTCGTTGTTGTCGCCCACCGGCCGGATGCGGCGCTCCTGGATGGCGCGCAGGAGCTTCACCTGGACGTTGAGCGGCAGCTCACCGATTTCGTCGAGGAAGAGCGTCCCGTCCTGCGCGGCCCGGAAGAGCCCTTCCGTGGCGCCTTGGGCGCCTGTGAACGCCCCCTTGGCGTGGCCGAACAGCTCCGACTCGATGAGCCCTTCGGGGATGGCCCCGCAGTTCACGGGCACGAACGGCGCCGAGGAGCGCGGGCTGCGCGCGTGGAGGGCGCGCGCGACCAGCTCCTTGCCGACGCCGCTCTCGCCGGTGATCAGCACCGTGGTCCGCGCCACCGCCACTTTTTCCACCACCTCGAACACTTCGTGCATCGCGCCGCTGCGCGCGACCATCGACTCGAAGCGGCCGCGGGCAGAGAGCTGCTCCCGCAACAGCTCGTTGTCCTGGGCGAGGATGCGGCCTTGGCGGGCCAGCTCGCGCTTCTGCAGTGCGGCCTTGACGAGCGCGATCAGCTCGGCGGCGAGCGTGGGCGACTTCTCGACGTAACCGTACGCGCCGAGCTCGAGCGCCTTCTGCCGGACGTCGTCGCTGCCAAAGGCGGTCATGAGAATCACTTCCACCTCGGCCTCGGCGTCCTTCACCTTGCGCAGCACCCGCAAGCCGTCGTCGCCGGTGCGCATGCGCAGATCGGTGATCACCACGTCGAACTCGGAGGCAGCGAGGGCGCGCTCGACGCCGGGAACGTCGGCAGCGACCTCCACGGCATGGCCTGCCTTGGTCAGCCGCGCCTCGAGCATCACCCGCATCGATTGCTCGTCGTCGACCACCAGCAGGCGCGCCATCGGTCAGCCCACCGCCGCCGGAGCGTGCTGGTCCTGGGCCGGAGCCACCGGCAGCGCCACCCTGAAGGTGGTGCCGCGGCCGACTTCGCTGTGCACCGACAGGTGCCCGCTGTGCGCCTCGACGATGCGGTGCACGATGGCAAGCCCGAGCCCCGTGCCGCGCTCCTTGGTGGTGAAGAAGGGATCGAAGATGCGCTGCAGATCCTCGTCGGCAATTCCGTGTCCGGTGTCGGAGACCTCGAGAACGCCTTCCCCTGCCTGTCGCAGGATGCGGACCTCGACGCGCCCCCCGCGCGAAGTGGCGTCGGCAGCGTTCCCGAGCAGGTTCCAGAGCACCTGCCGGAGCTGACCCGGATCGGCCCGCACCCAGACGGGCGCATCGGCCTGCGCCACGAGCTCGATGCCGCGCTCGGCGAGCTGCTGCCGGAACAGCTCCATCGTCTCCACCACGGCGCGGGCAGCGTCGAGAGGCTCGAACGCGGGAGAAATCGGCCGCGCGAAGGAGAGGAACTCGCGCACCAGGGCTTCCAGCCGCTCCGCCTCGCTGCGCACGACGCTCATCAGGCGGCGCTCCTGCTCGTCCAGGCCGGGAGAGGCGCCGAGAATCTCGATCGAGCCGCACATCGAAGCGAGCGGATTGCGGATCTCGTGCGCGAGGCCCGCTGCCAGGCCGCCGACCACGGCGAGGCGGTCGGTGCGGCGGACCGCTTCCTCCATCTGGCGCAGCTCGGTGAGATCCTGGAAGAGGATGACCTGTCCGGAGGCCCCGCCGGCGAGCGGCGCCATCGCGTATCCCAGGATCCGATCGCGGCCGTCGTGCGCGCGCAGGCGCACTTCGGGGCGGCCGCGCTCGCGGGGCCTTGCGATCGACCCCGCGAGCTCGGGCAGGAGGGTTTTCAGCGGCTGGCCGCGGGCGGCGCGGTCGGACACGCCGGTGAGGTGCTCGGCGGCCGGATTCAAGTAGGTGATGCGGCCGTCCTCTCCGAGCGTGAGGATCCCGCTGGCGATGGAGCGCACCACGGCGGAATAGATGGCTTCCAGCGCTTCCAGCCGCGTTTCGCTCCGCAGTAGCTGGCTGCGGGCGCCCTGGAGCTGCTCGGCGAGGAGCGAGGAGAGCCCGCCGACCAGCATGAAGGCGGAGAGGTTCGCGGCCATCACCACCGCGAGCTTTCCCGGCGCGAGCGGGACGCGATCCAGCTCGGCGGCTGCCGGGGGAACGATGCCGATCTGCATGCTCCAGGCGAGCACGCAGAAGGCGATGCAGGAGGTGGCTGCACCCAGCGCCGCGCCGCGCCGGCCGAGGCCGATGGCGCCGCTGACGATCGCCAACGGGTACAAGATCGTGAAGATGCTGTCCGCGCCTCCGGTCAGGTAGACGAGGCCCGTCGCCGCGATCACGTCGGCGGCGAGCTGGCCGTGCGCGACCCAGCCCAGGTGTCGCCGGGTGCGCAGCAGGAAGGTGCCGATCAGCGAGGCGAAGTAGATCAGCGCGACGATGGCGAAGAGAAGCGCCTCGACGGTGCGCGGAAAGGGCTCGTGCCCGAGCGTCGGCCATGCGGTAGCGGCGAGGAGCGCCGTGCCCACTGCCAGGCGAACGCCGGTGAGCAGGACCAGCTTGCCGTAAAGACCGCCTTTGGAGCGTTCGCCGAGTGGCGAATAGACGCCCGCCTCTGCCATCGTCCCTACTTGACCGCGCCGGCGATGGAGAAGATCGGCAGGTACATGGCGACGAGGAAGCCGCCTACCACGCCGCCGAGGAACACCATCATTACCGGCTCGATCAGGCTGGTGAGGGCCGCCACCGCGGCGTCCACCTCGTCGTCGTAGAAGTCGGCAATCTTGGTGAGCATCTGGTCCATGGCGCCGGTGGCCTCACCCACGCCGATCATCTGCACCACCATGGGCGGGAACACGTTCGTCTCCGCGAGCGGCTGCACGATGGTCTTGCCCTCGGCGATCTTCTCCCTGGTGTAGCGGATCGCCTTCTCCACCACCGCGTTGCCGGCGGTCTTCGCCACCACCTCCAGCGCGTCGAGGATGGGCACGCCGGAGCTGATCATGGTGCCGAGCGTTCGGGTGAAGCGGGCCACCGCCACCTTGCGCACCAGCGGCCCGAAGATCGGCGTCCGGATCACGAACGAGTCCCACTGCACGCGCCCCTTCGGCCACGTGACCCAGGCGCGGAACCCGATCACCGCGGCGATGATGAAGGCGACGAGATAGCCGATGTAGTGCTGCAGCCACTTCGAAAGGTCGATGACGATCTGGGTGGGCGCCGGCATCGCGCCGCCGAAGTCCTTGAACATCTTCTCGAAGGTCGGGGTGACGAAGAGCAGCAGCACCACCGTGACGCCCACGGCGACCACGAGCACCACGCTCGGGTACACCATCGCGCTCTTCACCTTGTTCTTCAGCTTCTCGTTCTTCTCGATGTACTGCGCGAGCCGGTTGAGGATGGTGTCGAGGATACCGCCGATTTCGCCGGCGGCGACGAGCTGGACATAGAGCGTATCGAAGACCTTCGGGTGATCGCCCAGGGCGTCGGCGAGCGTCGAGCCCGACTCCACCTTGACCTTCACCTTCACCAGCACGTCGCGGAAAGCCATGTTGTCGAGCTGGCTGGAGAGGATGTCCAGGCACTGCACCAGCGGCAGACCGGCGTCGATCATGGTGGCGAACTGCCGGGTGAAGATGACCAGGTCTTTCTGGGAGATGCCGCCCAGCCCAGGGAGCTTGAGCGAGATCCGGATGGGCTTCTTCTTGATCTTGACGTTGGTCAGCGCCATCGCCCGCAGGCGCTGCTGGACGGACGCCTCGTCGGCGGCCTCGACCTCGCCCTTCTTCACCTCGCCGGTCTTGGTCTTTCCCTCCCAGACCCAGATCGGCAACTTGGGCGCGGCGGTGGCCTTGGGGGCCGATTTCGCTGCTGCGGCAGGTGCCGTGGCCATTGCAGTCTCCTGTTACCGGGCCTGGACCGGGCGGTTCACGCCCGGTTTGACGCCTGAGGCGAGGATGTTCCGCAACTCCTCGGGATCAGAGCTGCGCCCGAGCCCTTCCTCGAGCGTGATGAGGCCGCGCTGGATCAGCGATGCCAGCGACTGGTTGAAAGTCTGCATTCCGAACTTCGACTGGCCGACCTGCATCTGGGAGTAGATCTGGTGGACCTTGTCCTCACGGATCAGGTTCCGGATGGCTGCGTTCGGGACCATCACCTCGATGGCCAGCACGCGTCCGGGCCCGCTTGCCTTGGAAATCAGGTTCTGGGTCACCACACCCTCGAGCACGAAGGAGAGCTGCGCGCGGATCTGCGGCTGCTGGTAGGGCGGGAACACGTCGAGGATGCGGTTGATGGTCTGCACGCAGGAGTTGGTGTGCAGGGTCCCGAAGGCGAGGTGGCCGGTCTCCGAGATCACCAGCGCGGCCTCGATGGTCTCCAGATCGCGCATCTCGCCCACCAGCACCACGTCGGGGTCCTGGCGGAGGATGTACTTGAGCGCCTTCTTGAAGCTGTGCGTGTCCGCCCCGACCTCGCGCTGGTTCACCACGCAGTTCTTGTGCGGGTGGAGATACTCGATCGGGTCCTCGACGGTGACGATGTGCTCGTGCCGCTCGGTGTTGATCTTGTCGATGATCGACGCCAGCGTGGTGCTCTTGCCGGAGCCGGTCGGCCCGGTCACCAGCACCAGCCCGCGCGGCTTCTTCGCCAGCTCGGAGACGATCGGCGGAAGGCCCAGCTCCTGGAAGGTCAGGATCTTGAAGAGAATGGTGCGGAAGGCGGCCGCTACCGCGCCGCGCTGCATGAAGATGTTGGCGCGAAACCGCGAGAGGCCTTTCACGCCGAACGAGAGGTCGAGCTCGTTCTCCTCCTCGAACTTGTGCTTCTGCGCGTCGGCGAGGATGGAGTAGCAGAGCTGCTTCGTCTCCACCGGCGTGAGCGGCGGAGTCTTGAGCGGTACCAGGTTGCCGTCGATGCGGAGCTGCGGAGGCGAGCCGGTGGTGATGTGGAGATCGGATGCTCCTTTCTCCACCATCGCCTTGAGCAGCTGATGCAGATTGGGCAAGTGTCGTTTCCCCTCGGTTACCGCATCGTGTCCGGCGCAGTGTTGCCCACCACTTCTTCGATGCTGGTCATCCCGATCTTCAGCTTGGCGATTCCCGCCATGCGCAGCGTCTGCATGCCGAGGCGGATCGCTTCCGCCTTCAGCTCGGCGGTCGAGGCGCCATTGATCACCAGCTCCTTCACGCTGTCCCACATCGGCATCACTTCGTAGAGAGCGACGCGGCCCCTGTAGCCGCGATCGTTGCAGGCGCGGCAGCCGCCCGGCTCGAAGACCTGGAAGGTGCCGGCTTCGTCGGGCTGCACGCCGATGTCGAGCAGCGCCTGCTGCGCGACGTCCACGGGCTTCTTGCATTCCTGGCAGAGCTTGCGGGCGAGACGCTGGGCGAGGATCAGGTTCACCGCGCTCGTCACCAGGAACGGCTCGATGCCCATGTTGAGCAGACGCGAAACCGTGCCCGGCGCGTCGTTGGTATGGAGCGTGGAAAGCACCAGGTGGCCGGTGAGAGCGGCCTTGATGCCGATTTCCGCCGTCTCGAAGTCGCGGATCTCGCCCACCATGATGATGTCGGGGTCCTGGCGGAGGAAGCTGCGGAGGGCGGCCGCGAAGTTCAGGCCGATGTCCTCGTGCATCTGCACCTGGTTGATGCCGGAGAAGTTGAATTCCACCGGGTCTTCCGCGGTGCTGATGTTGTCGGTGGTCTTGTTCAATTCGGAGAGCGCCGAGTAGAGCGTGGTGGTCTTGCCGGATCCGGTGGGCCCGGTCACCAGCACCATCCCGTAGGGCCTGTCGATGTTCTCCTTGAAGGCCTTGAGGGGCTCGGGATCGAAGCCGAGCTTGGTCATGTCCAGCTGGAGACTGGACTTGTCGAGGAGGCGGAGCACCACCTTCTCGCCGAACAGCGTCGGGCAGACGGAAACGCGGAAGTCCATCTCGCGCCCCTTGCCCAGCTTCAGCTTGATTCTTCCATCCTGCGGCAGGCGGCGCTCGGCGATGTCCAGCTCCGCCATGATCTTGAGGCGGGAGATGATCGCCATCTTCAGCTTCATCGGCGGCTTCATCACCTCGTAGAGCACGCCGTCCACGCGGTAGCGGACGCGAAAGTCCTTCTCGTACGGCTCGACGTGGATGTCGGAGGCGCCCTTCTTGATCGCGTCGAGCAGGATCAGGTTCACCAGCTTCACCACCGGCGCGTCGGCGGCGCTCTTCTCCAGGTCGCTGATGTCGGTGATTCCACCCTCGTCGTGGTCGACGGCGATCTCGTTCTCGTCGAACCCCTCCATCACCTCGTCGTACGAGGGACCCTTCTCCGCGTAGTACTTTTCCAGCGCCTCCTTGATCGCCTGCTCGCTGGC
It contains:
- a CDS encoding sigma-54-dependent Fis family transcriptional regulator; this translates as MARLLVVDDEQSMRVMLEARLTKAGHAVEVAADVPGVERALAASEFDVVITDLRMRTGDDGLRVLRKVKDAEAEVEVILMTAFGSDDVRQKALELGAYGYVEKSPTLAAELIALVKAALQKRELARQGRILAQDNELLREQLSARGRFESMVARSGAMHEVFEVVEKVAVARTTVLITGESGVGKELVARALHARSPRSSAPFVPVNCGAIPEGLIESELFGHAKGAFTGAQGATEGLFRAAQDGTLFLDEIGELPLNVQVKLLRAIQERRIRPVGDNNDVDVDVRLVAATNRNLAAEVRAGRFREDLYYRLNVVEIRVPALRERREDVLPLADHFLRRFAAEHRRPLQRLSDDAKRRLSEYWFPGNVRELENLIERAVALSSGDEVTVDALPAVLRGVGAHALSPGGPLPDGFLLEDYLAQIERELIDRALTEAGGVKTYAAARLGLTFRQFRHRVKKLAGQPEDEADDSD
- a CDS encoding ABC transporter permease; translation: MAGPRRRAARRARPARDRGRGAALSRGARVSRPFRPGARLCGVPARLPEGTARRPLRPGRGWHGPLHVHGATARVRVDQPVRGPLMTAFLAIAGNTVRELVRGKLLYNLLLFTALFVAGSLLVAQLTVGNWVRIILDMGLGAMEVAGALMAIVIGVGIVAGEIQRKTILPTLAKPLPRWTFCVGRYAGLVLLLAVNALAIVAVLRAVLWLAGYPLAITTAQAAALLCVEFALLAAVAVLFASFSTPILAGSYAFAVFFIGHLLPDLRAFADKAQSATARNLAKGFYLLLPDLELLNLKSHASNELAVAGSYVWSAAGYGIAYAAAVLALAVLVLSRRDLN
- a CDS encoding PAS domain S-box protein encodes the protein MAEAGVYSPLGERSKGGLYGKLVLLTGVRLAVGTALLAATAWPTLGHEPFPRTVEALLFAIVALIYFASLIGTFLLRTRRHLGWVAHGQLAADVIAATGLVYLTGGADSIFTILYPLAIVSGAIGLGRRGAALGAATSCIAFCVLAWSMQIGIVPPAAAELDRVPLAPGKLAVVMAANLSAFMLVGGLSSLLAEQLQGARSQLLRSETRLEALEAIYSAVVRSIASGILTLGEDGRITYLNPAAEHLTGVSDRAARGQPLKTLLPELAGSIARPRERGRPEVRLRAHDGRDRILGYAMAPLAGGASGQVILFQDLTELRQMEEAVRRTDRLAVVGGLAAGLAHEIRNPLASMCGSIEILGASPGLDEQERRLMSVVRSEAERLEALVREFLSFARPISPAFEPLDAARAVVETMELFRQQLAERGIELVAQADAPVWVRADPGQLRQVLWNLLGNAADATSRGGRVEVRILRQAGEGVLEVSDTGHGIADEDLQRIFDPFFTTKERGTGLGLAIVHRIVEAHSGHLSVHSEVGRGTTFRVALPVAPAQDQHAPAAVG
- the pilB gene encoding type IV-A pilus assembly ATPase PilB, producing MAGRLGELLVRENLISLQQLQKAQDEQKKAGGRIGYHLTKLGFIEESELTKFLSKQYGVPSINLKEFDIDGEVVKLVPKEVAEKHQCIPVNRAGASLILAMSDPSNIYAIDDIKFLTGYNIEVVVASEQAIKEALEKYYAEKGPSYDEVMEGFDENEIAVDHDEGGITDISDLEKSAADAPVVKLVNLILLDAIKKGASDIHVEPYEKDFRVRYRVDGVLYEVMKPPMKLKMAIISRLKIMAELDIAERRLPQDGRIKLKLGKGREMDFRVSVCPTLFGEKVVLRLLDKSSLQLDMTKLGFDPEPLKAFKENIDRPYGMVLVTGPTGSGKTTTLYSALSELNKTTDNISTAEDPVEFNFSGINQVQMHEDIGLNFAAALRSFLRQDPDIIMVGEIRDFETAEIGIKAALTGHLVLSTLHTNDAPGTVSRLLNMGIEPFLVTSAVNLILAQRLARKLCQECKKPVDVAQQALLDIGVQPDEAGTFQVFEPGGCRACNDRGYRGRVALYEVMPMWDSVKELVINGASTAELKAEAIRLGMQTLRMAGIAKLKIGMTSIEEVVGNTAPDTMR
- a CDS encoding type II secretion system F family protein, which encodes MATAPAAAAKSAPKATAAPKLPIWVWEGKTKTGEVKKGEVEAADEASVQQRLRAMALTNVKIKKKPIRISLKLPGLGGISQKDLVIFTRQFATMIDAGLPLVQCLDILSSQLDNMAFRDVLVKVKVKVESGSTLADALGDHPKVFDTLYVQLVAAGEIGGILDTILNRLAQYIEKNEKLKNKVKSAMVYPSVVLVVAVGVTVVLLLFVTPTFEKMFKDFGGAMPAPTQIVIDLSKWLQHYIGYLVAFIIAAVIGFRAWVTWPKGRVQWDSFVIRTPIFGPLVRKVAVARFTRTLGTMISSGVPILDALEVVAKTAGNAVVEKAIRYTREKIAEGKTIVQPLAETNVFPPMVVQMIGVGEATGAMDQMLTKIADFYDDEVDAAVAALTSLIEPVMMVFLGGVVGGFLVAMYLPIFSIAGAVK
- a CDS encoding PilT/PilU family type 4a pilus ATPase; this encodes MPNLHQLLKAMVEKGASDLHITTGSPPQLRIDGNLVPLKTPPLTPVETKQLCYSILADAQKHKFEEENELDLSFGVKGLSRFRANIFMQRGAVAAAFRTILFKILTFQELGLPPIVSELAKKPRGLVLVTGPTGSGKSTTLASIIDKINTERHEHIVTVEDPIEYLHPHKNCVVNQREVGADTHSFKKALKYILRQDPDVVLVGEMRDLETIEAALVISETGHLAFGTLHTNSCVQTINRILDVFPPYQQPQIRAQLSFVLEGVVTQNLISKASGPGRVLAIEVMVPNAAIRNLIREDKVHQIYSQMQVGQSKFGMQTFNQSLASLIQRGLITLEEGLGRSSDPEELRNILASGVKPGVNRPVQAR